Below is a genomic region from Triticum dicoccoides isolate Atlit2015 ecotype Zavitan chromosome 5A, WEW_v2.0, whole genome shotgun sequence.
ttgcctctagggcatatttccttcagtctcccacttgcactagagtcaataatctagattacacagtaatgattctaacacccatggagccttggtgctgatcatgttttgctcgtggaagaggcttagtcaacgggtctgcaacattcagatccgtatgtatcttgcaaatctctatgtctcccacctggactagatcccggatggaattgaagcgtctcttgatgtgcttggttctcttgtgaaatctggattcctttgccaaggcaattgcaccagtattgtcacaaaagattttcattggacccgatgcactaggtatgacacctagatcggatatgaactccttcatccagactccttcatttgctgcttccgaagcagctatgtactccgcttcacatgtagatcccgctacaacgctttgtttagaaccgcaccaactgatagctccaccgtttaatgtaaacacgtatccggtttgcgatttagaatcgtccggatcagtgtcaaagcttgcatcaacgtaaccttttacgatgagctctttgtcacctccatatatgagaaacatatccttagtccttttcaggtatttcaggatgttcttgaccgctgttcagtgatccactcctggattactttggtacctccctgctagacttatagcaaggcacacctcaggtctggtacaaagcattgcatacatgatagagcctatggctgaagcatagggaacatctttcatattctctctatcttctgcagtggtcggacattgagtcttactcaacttcacaccttgtaacacaggcaagaaccctttctttgcttgatccattttgaacttcttcaaaattttgtcaaggtatgtggtttgtgaaagtccaattaagcgtcttgatctatctctatagatcttaatgcctaatatgtaagcagcttcaccgaggtctttcattgaaaaactcttattcaagtatccctttatgctatccagaaattctacatcatttccaattagtaatatgtcatccacatataatatcagaaatgctacagagctcccactcactttcttgtaaatacaggcttctccaaaagtttatataaaaccaaatgctttgatcacactatcaaaacgcttattccaactccgagaggcttgcaccagtccataaatggattgctggagcttgcacactttgttagctccctttggatcgacaaaaccttctggctgcatcatatacaactcttcttccagaaatccattcaggaatgcagttttgacatccatctgccaaatttcataatcataaaatgcggcaattgctaacatgattcggacagacttaagcatcgctacgggtgagaaggtctcatcgtagtcaatcccttgaacttgccgaaaaccttttgcgacaagtcgagctttgtagacagtaatattaccgtcagtgccagtcttcttcttgaagatccatttattctcaattgctcgccgatcatcgggcaagtcaaccaaagtccatattttattttcatacatggatcccatctcagatttcatggcttcaagccattttgcggaatctgggctcaccatcgcttcttcatagttcgtaggttcatcatgatctagtagcatgacttccagaacgggattaccgtaccactctggtgcggatcttattctggttgatctacgaggttcagtagtatcttgttctgaagtttcatgatcatcatcattagcttcctcactaactggtgtaggtgtcacagaaacagttttctgtgatgtactactttccaataagggagcaggtacagttacctcgtcaagttctactttcctcccactcacttctttcgagagaaactccttctctaaaaagtttccgaacttagcaacaaaagtcttgcctttggatctgtgatagaaggtctatccaatagtctcctttggatatcctatgaagacacatttctccgatttgggttcgagcttatcaggttgaagctttttcacataagcatcgcagccccaaactttcagaaacgacaactttggtttcttgccaaaccacagttcataaggcgtcgtctcaacggattttgatggtgccctatttaacgtgaatgcggccgtctctagagcatatccccaaaacgatagcggtaaatcagtaagagacatcatagatcgcaccatatctagtaaagtacgattatgacgttcggacacaccattacgctgtggtgttccgggtggcgtgagttgcgaaactattccacaatttttcaaatgtacaccaaactcgtaactcaaatattctcctccacgattagatcgtagaaactttattttcttgttacgatgattttcaacttcactctaaaattctttgaacttttcaaatgtttcagacttatgttttattaagtagatatacccatatctgcttaagtcatctgtgaaggtgacaaaataacgatatccgccatgagcctcaatattcatcggaccacatacatctgtatgtatgatttccaacaaatctgttgctctctccatagtaccggagaacggtgttttggtcatcttgcccatgaggcacggttcacaagtaccaagcgattcataatcaagtggttccaaaagtccatcagtatggagtttcttcatgcgctttacaccgatatgacctaaacgccagtgccacaaatatgttgcactatcattatcaactctgcttcttttggcttcaacattatgaatatgtgtgttactactatcgagattcaacaagaatagaccactcttcaagggtgcatgaccataaaagatattactcatataaatagaacaaccattattctctgatttaaatgaataaccgtctcgcatcaaacaagatccaaatataatgttcatgcttaacgctggcaccaaataacaattatttaggtctaatattaatcccgaaggtagatgtagaggtagcgtgccgactgcgatcacatcgactttggagccgtttcccacgcgcatcgtcacctcgtccttagccaatcttcgcttaatccgtagtccctgtttcgagttgcaaatattagcaacagaaccagtatcaaatacccaggtgctactgcgagcattagtaaggtacacatcaataacatgtatatcacatatacctttgttcaccttgccatccttcttatctgccaaatacttggggcagttccgcttccagtgaccagtctgcttgcaatagaagcactcagtttcaggcttaggtccaggtttgggtttcttctcttgagtagcaacttgcttgccgttctttttgaagttccccttcttcttccctttgccctttttcttgaaactagtggtcttgttgaccatcaacacttgatgctccttcttgatttctatctccgcagctttcagcattgcgaagagctcgggaatagtcttattcatcccttgcatattatagttcatcacgaagctcttgtagcttggtggcagtgattagagaattctgtcaatgacgcaatcatctggaagattaactcccaattgaaacaagtgattattatacccagacattttgagtatatgcccactgacagaattgttctcctccatcttgcagctatagaacttattagagacttcatatctctcaatccaggcatttgcttgaaatattaacttcaactcctggaacatctcatatgctccatgacgttcaaaacgtcgttgaagtcccgattctaagccgtaaagcatggcacactgaactattgagtagtcatcagctttgctctgccagacgttcataacatccggcgttgctccagcagcaggcctggcacccagtggtgcttccaggacgtaattcttctgtgcagtaatgaggataatcctcaagttacggacccagtccgtgtaattgctaccatcatctttcaactttgctttctcaaggaatgcattaaaattcaacggaacaacagcacgagccatctatctacaaacaagcataaacaagcaagatacttatcaggtactaagtttcatgataaatttaagttcagttaatttaattaaagaactcccacttagatggacatccctctaatcctctaagtgatcacgtgatccaaatcaactaaaccatgtccgatcatcacatgagatggagtagtttcatcggtgaacatcacttatgttgatcatatctactatatgattcacgctcgacctttcggtctccgtgttccgaggccatatctgtatatgcttggctcgtcaagtataacctgagtattccgcgtgtgcaactgttttgcacccgttgtatttgaacgtagagcctatcacacccgatcatcacgtggtgtctcagcacgaagaactttcgcaatggtgcatactcagggagaacacttcttgataatttagtgagagatcatcttataatgctaccgacaatcaaagcaagataagatgcataaaagataaacatcacatgtaatcaatataagtgatatgatatggccatcatcatcttgcgcttgtgatctccatctccgaagcaccgtcgtgatcaccatcgtcaccggcgtgacaccatgatctccatcgtagcatcgttgtcgtctcgccaagtgtgcttccacgactatcgctactgcttagtgataaagtaaagcattacatcgcgattgcttgcatacaataaagcgacaaccatatggctcctgccagttgccgataactcggttacaaaacatgatcatctcatacaataaaaatcagcatcatgtcttgaccatatcacatcacaacatgccctgcaaaaacaagttagacgtcctctactttgttgttgcaagttttacgtggctgctacgggcttaagcaagaactaatcttacctacgcatcaaaaccacaacgatagtttgtcaagttgatgctgttttaaccttcgcaaggaccgggcgtagccatacttggttcaactaaagttggagaaactgtcacccgcaagccacctatgtgcaaagcacgtcgggagaaccggtctcgcgtaagcgtacgcgtaatgtcggtctgggccgcttcgtccaacaataccgccgaaccaaagtatgacatgctggtaagcagtatgacttatatcgcccacaactcacttgtgttctactcgtgcatacaacatcaacataaataacctaggctcggatgccactgttgggttatgtagtaatttcaaaattttcctacgcacacgcaagatcatggtgatgcatagcaacgagaggggagagtgtgatctacatacctagtagatcgacaacggaagcatttggttgatgtagtcgtacgtcttcaaggcccgactgatcaagcatcgaaactacgacacctccgagttttagcacacgttcaactcgatgacgatccccgaactccgatccagcaaagtgtcggggaagagttccgtcagcacgacggcgtggtgacgatcttgatgtactactgcagtagggcttcgcctaaactccgctacaatattatcgaggactatggtggaagggggcaccgcacacagctaagaatatgatcacgtagatcaacttgtgtgtttcgcctaaactcgtcatgtccgtgatcacatccgggactccgaacaaacttcggtacatcaaaatgcataaactcataatataactgtcatcgtaaccttaagcgtgcggaccctacgggttcgagaacaatgtagacatgaccgagacatgtctccggtcaataaccaatagcggaacctggatgctcatattggctcctacatattctacgaagatctttatcggtcagaccgcataacaacatacgttgttccctttgtcatcggtatgttacttgcccgagattcgatcgtcggtattccaatacctagttaaatcttgttaccggtaagtctctttactcgttctgtaatacatcatcccgcaactaactcattagttgcaatgcttgcaaggctttaagtgatgtgcattaccgagagggcccagagatacctctccgacaatcggagtgacaaatcctaatctcgaaatacgccaacccaacatgtacttttggagacacctgtagagctcctttataatcacccagttacgttgtgacgtttggtagcacacaaagtgttcctccggcaaacgggagttgcataatctcatagtcataggaacatgtataagtcatgaagaaagcaatagcaacatactaaacaatcgggtgctaagctaatggaatgggtcatgtcaatcagatcattcacttaatgatgtgatcccgttaatcaaataacaactcattgttcatggttaggaaacataaccatctttgattaacgagctagtcaggtagaggcacactagtgacaatttgtttgtctatgtattcacacatgtattatgtttccggttaatacaattctagcatgaataataaacatttatcatgatataaggaaataaataataactttattattgcctctagggcatatttccttcatcattccgtttggactccgtttgatatttcttttcttcgaaaccgtaaaacaggcaaaaacaacaattctgggctgggcctccggttagtaggttagtcccaaaaataatataaaagtggataataaagcccaataatgtccaaaacggtagataatatagcatggagcaaccaaaaattatagatacgttggagacgtatcaatacacatgagacatggctactacctcaaatggagacattatgcatactcacatatcaaggagttagccatcaagaagctaaggagcaaggagaatctGAAGAGGAAGATGGAGCTGAAGAAGAGGAGACATGCgtcaactctctggatagcccggaacTGCCGACTAGAGCCCGGACCTTCCCCCCGGAACTCTcggccgacccggagcttccggcctccGACGTCTTCGACCAGCCCGggcgtgccaactctctggttagcctagAACCAGCCCGGACCTTCCGGCTCCCGGAACCTCCGGCCAGCCCGGCCCTTCCGGCCCCTGTACACCAGCCTAGCTCCAcccgtgccaactctctggttaggccggatcctccccggaacctggcccggaaccttcggcgcccggaacttccggcttcgcccggaactttcggccctgcctgcgcgcagcgacttgggccgaggcccgtgtaccctttcgccccttagactatatatactcttctcctacctacgttttagggttagcattggtttagctcatatttagagatagagcattgctcatccacatcagatctactccacgagagagaccgcggcctctacggagaagatccaccttggattcaagacccctcacgggaagatccccttgtggattcaagacctcctctacgGAGGAGAACCggctaccctatgtatcgtcctttgttggatttggaccgtgtatccctttgtgtttcgaggatctagcacatgtgtgaccgttctcgttggtttgagtgattctctcgtgtttcccctcgtgtttcccttcttgtttccccttgtgttcttcatgttcttcgcaggatccgctcctttcgtgaaagattggccctctagggttccaccctacatcatcaacGATAGGTTCTTGACCGGCAGGTTTGGAGAAGGGGTGAATAGGTGCGAGCGTGTCTCCGAAGATCTGGGCGTCGGCCAACGGTTGCCGGTAAGCAACTCGGTGGCGCCGCAAATGGCGGAAAACGGATTGGTAGACATGATCTGTTTTATTATCTATTCGTATCTACTCCATCcgctcacaaatataagatgttctacctTTTATCCGATTCAGATGTATATACATAGATTTTAGTTGTTTGCTCAATCATTTCAGTCCGTGTGTAGTTTACATAAATTATtcgaaacatcttatatttgtgaacggagggagtagttgtcatGTACTATctctgaagtactccctccgtcctataatataagaacgttttcttatattatgggacggagggagtaattcataATAAGTTTTCTCAAAAACAATATTGTAAAAATTTACATTGTAGTTAGAAGTAGAACAAGTAGACAGAGTAGACAGATCTTTTTTTTCTCGCATCCCATCGCGTATCCTCAGCGGCAAAAAGGAAAAATCTACCACTCATCCACTCCGCCATGGCGGCgccttcctccctctccttcctccccgcgCACGCGCAGCCCCTCTCCCCCCTTcacccccgccgcctccgccatcCAGCCGCCGCGCCGACCACTCCCGAACCCCTCACGCTCGCTGTCCGGTGCGCCGCGAAGGCGGCGCCGGCTCCGGCAGCGCCGGCGAGGCCCATCCCGCCGCCGAAGCTGGTCCGCTGCCCGGCGCTGGACCGGCAGGCGGCGCGCGCGAGCCGGCTCCGCTTCGCCCGCAAGCTCCTCACCCTGCTCCTCTCCAAGCCGCGCGGCTTCCtcccgctccgcgtcctcctccgctgccgccgcttcctcggcctcccgcgccgccgcccgctcgtCCCCTTCGTCCTCCGCTACCCCACGCTCTTCCGCCTCTTCCAGGCGCCCATCTCCCGCCCGCTCTCGCCCTCCCTCTCCACCCTCGCCGTCGCGCTCACCCCCGCCGCCCACGCGctcgccgccgacctcgccgcccTGCGCGGGGCCGAGCTCGCGCCCGGACTCGCGGAGAAGGTGCaccgcctcctcctcatgacccccCGGCGCAGCCTCCTGGTGTCCAAGCTCGCGCACATCGCGCCCGACCTCGGCCTCGCCATGGACTTCCGCGCCACGCTCTGCCCCCGCCACCCGGACGTCTTCACCTTCGCAAACACCTCCCACGGCCACGCGCTCCGGCTGGtcgacccgccgccgccgcgtccttcACCCCTCCCCCCGCCGCTCCGCCCCGCCGTCCGGCCCGACCGCCTCATCGACCGGCCGCGGAGGTTCCCGCACCTCCCGCTGCGCCGCGGGCTCAACCTCCGCCGCGCGCACCGGGACTACCTCATCCGGTTCCACAGCCTGCCCGAGGCTTCCCCGTTCGAGCCGCTGGAGGAGGGCGCGAGCGCGGAGATGGCGGAGCGGCGGGCGTGCGCGGTGGTGCGGGAGGTGCTGGCGATGACGGTGGAGAAGAGGACGCTCGTGGACCACCTCACGCACTTCCGGAGGGACTTCGGGCTGCCCAACCGGCTGCGCGCGCTGCTGGTGCGCCACCCGGAGCTCTTCTACGTCAGCATCAAGGGCGTCCGGCATTCGGCGTTCCTGGTGGAGGCGTTCGACGACGAGGGAAGGCTTCTCGTGGAGGACGGGATGCTGGTTGGGAGGGACCGGCTGGAGGAGCTTGTCCGGGAGGGCAAGAAGATCAGACGGGCTCGAAAGAAGGGTGTTTTTCCGGTTGATGGCGACAGTGACGAGGATGATGAGGAATATGATAATGTAGCAGAGGGTTCGTCAGAGTTGGATGGTGATTTCGGGGACCTGTTTGAAGAAGACAGTGTCGCTGGGGAAGACTGGAATGAGGTGGGTGATGGAGGCGGAATCGAGGGGGATGGCGACGACGAAGATGATCCTGAAGCTGATGCCATGGAGGAGTTTTGGGTGAAGAAGGCTGCGGAGGAGGGGCTGGTTGACAGTGGCACCGAGCATGATGTTTGGTGAGGAGTGTCGAGATGCTAGGATTTATGCACATGCTGTGACCATGGATTGCTCAACTGCATTCTTCTCAGCGATATTCAGTAGCCAGAAGTATTAGTACATAACTTGGGAGCTTGGATACTGAAGGCGAGGGTGAAGGGTAAGTTCTTGTTACTTTGTGACGCTAGCCATCAAATCGAATTGTACTTTTACCTTTTGATGTGTTAACCTTCTCGCCTAGCTTGTACTGACCCGTTTAAGAAAAATAAATATGCCTGTATATAGGACTGGTATATATCACTACAAGCATATAGGATCTTTCCATTGTTGTCCTCTGGTAATTCTTGCATTTTGCTTGTTCTGATAAGCCATGTTTCCATTTTCTCTTTATGAGTTTTCTACACCTAAATAATGAATGAATTCCTAAAAGCTAAGTTCATAGTATTTGCACAGGAATGAACATGcctcgtaaaatttgcaacaaagaAATGCATGAGCTTTGTTTGGCAGGATGCAAACATGTCGCTGAAATGTAAACCCTAGAACCAGTTCTGTCAATTTTTCCTGTTTCAAACATATGAAAATTTCAAGCTCATGAGACAACGAGGAATCCTCGAACGTTTAATGTCTTTTTTTTACCTTGAGCATTCAAGAAGTAGTCTATTAATTGTGTCCTCCCAGTGTTTGGGTCTTTTTGATATTTGTGGGTACATACATTTTTGTTGCTTGCAATCTTCACCAATCAGATTGTGTGCTGTGCTACATTGATAATAATGTTGCATATTTTCAGGTGGTTCGAATACTATGGCCTGTCTGAGGCATAATTTTCCACTTTCCTCTGTCCATGGAGGCATGCACCTCCAGGACAACAATGTCCTAGCGTCTGTTGATGCTGTCAGAACCATCGACAAGGATGCTGTAGAGTCTGCGATGAGCACTCCCAAGCTACGACATACAGAATATGGTCGTCAATATTGCATCTTTGTACCTCTGGATTACCGAAATGAAGAACA
It encodes:
- the LOC119299127 gene encoding protein WHAT'S THIS FACTOR 1, chloroplastic-like; protein product: MLLQAVSMCVYRGERVVVIIGLGEAVLDSQVRRKLAAFQGLGSSAAKRKNLPLIHSAMAAPSSLSFLPAHAQPLSPLHPRRLRHPAAAPTTPEPLTLAVRCAAKAAPAPAAPARPIPPPKLVRCPALDRQAARASRLRFARKLLTLLLSKPRGFLPLRVLLRCRRFLGLPRRRPLVPFVLRYPTLFRLFQAPISRPLSPSLSTLAVALTPAAHALAADLAALRGAELAPGLAEKVHRLLLMTPRRSLLVSKLAHIAPDLGLAMDFRATLCPRHPDVFTFANTSHGHALRLVDPPPPRPSPLPPPLRPAVRPDRLIDRPRRFPHLPLRRGLNLRRAHRDYLIRFHSLPEASPFEPLEEGASAEMAERRACAVVREVLAMTVEKRTLVDHLTHFRRDFGLPNRLRALLVRHPELFYVSIKGVRHSAFLVEAFDDEGRLLVEDGMLVGRDRLEELVREGKKIRRARKKGVFPVDGDSDEDDEEYDNVAEGSSELDGDFGDLFEEDSVAGEDWNEVGDGGGIEGDGDDEDDPEADAMEEFWVKKAAEEGLVDSGTEHDVW